CACTCTCGCAAGCACGATGGTAATGATTTACATTCGCTCGAAAACCACCCACGTCGTGGAGAATGCCGAGGAGCATACCGTAGGAGACGTCCGCTCCTGTATCTGCCAGGCCGAAGGGCTGCCCCTGGAGGAAGTGAGGCTGTACGCTGCGGGGACGCTCCTCGACGACGACACCTTCCCTCTCGCCGACCTGACCGTCGACACCATCGACGTCAACGTTGGCCTCAAGGGAGGGAAGGTCCACGGGTCCCTGTCGCGCGCCGGCAAGGTCAAGGGCCAGACCCCCgtggtggagaagaaggagaagaagaagggcaaGACCGGCCGCGCCAAGCGCAGGGCGCAGTACGAGCGCCGGCTGTTCCTCGCGAGCGTGAACCCTTCGGGCCGTAGGCTAGGCCCCAATGCTCAGGGAGACAACAAGACATAGTGAGCCCTGGGCTAGTGATCTGCTAGTGACCATGGCCGCTGTGAGCAGGGAGTCAACACTTACTGATTCTCTAATGTGTAGTGAGAAAGAGCAGGACGCCTGGTTAGTAATCTGCTAATGGGAGACTGATTCCAAGTAAAGGAAGTCAGTGAAGCCAAACGGATGCTGCGTCGCCACTGCATGTCACAAACACGGAAGGCAATCGTTTTGAAGAAGGAACCTtttcagttaaagaaaaaaaaaaaaaagaaaaaaagaaaaaaaaaaaaaaaaaaaaaaaaaaaaaaaaaaaaaaaaaaatatatatatatatatatatatatatatatatatatatatatatatatatatatatgtgtgtgtgtatgtgtgtgtgtgtgtgtgtgaatatatatatataattaaaaaagaataaaaaaaaaatgttgctagtCGAAGAGAATGCAGAGCCAGAGGATGCACCAGTGATCTACTATTATTCATGGCCACTGTAAGTCCACGCATTCCTTTCTTGGGAAGGAACTTTTtgagttaagagaaaaaaaaaaaaaaaaaaaaaaaaaaaaaaaatatatatatatatatatatatatatatatatatatatatatatatatttatatttatatatatatatatttatatatatatatatatatatatatatatatatatatatactctaataatgTGTAAGCCAGAGAAAGAACATTTTAGTTGTTAGTGAGAGAAAgcaaaatgtgtatgtgtgtgggtggaggtATTTTGTGTGGATacttgcgcatgtgtgtgtgtgtggatacgtgtgtgtgtgtgtttgtgtgtgcatatgtgtttgtgtgtgtgcttgcatgcgcAAGTGTATCTGTAAGTgagtatatttcataaaataaaccaTGTTGTATGCTCCTTTCCAcccttcagtattttttttttttaataatttcttttaataGAGAATTGGCGTCGGgaaagggcatccggtcataaaaaaATGTATCCAAAACCTGATTATAGTATAAGaagggacaaagctacagcaaggaaatagaagaagactaATTTTCCCTTGACATTTTTGAAACGATTTCgagcttttagaaaaaaaagaaaagctatgCACAAGCAGTATGCACTTcggtatatacagacatatgcacacgTTGTAgacgtacacatatgcatacaatgcATACAATGCATGTGCATATGATGTAAGTATAGAAAACAtccatatatgcatctatatatatatatattatatatatatatataatatatatatataattatatatataaaacttatatgtatatatatacgtatacatatataatatacatatatatatgtatacatatatatatatatataaatatataaaataataatatatatatattatattaatatatattttatatatatatatatattttattttgggtgtatatatgtatatgtatttggatttagtatgtgtatatacatgcatatacatatgtttattcatttgtttatatattattacatatataaatgtgtgtatatatatatatatatatatatatatatatatatatatatatatatataaatatatatatatatg
The genomic region above belongs to Penaeus monodon isolate SGIC_2016 unplaced genomic scaffold, NSTDA_Pmon_1 PmonScaffold_15634, whole genome shotgun sequence and contains:
- the LOC119569485 gene encoding uncharacterized protein LOC119569485, with product MVMIYIRSKTTHVVENAEEHTVGDVRSCICQAEGLPLEEVRLYAAGTLLDDDTFPLADLTVDTIDVNVGLKGGKVHGSLSRAGKVKGQTPVVEKKEKKKGKTGRAKRRAQYERRLFLASVNPSGRRLGPNAQGDNKT